A region of the Falco peregrinus isolate bFalPer1 chromosome 4, bFalPer1.pri, whole genome shotgun sequence genome:
TTTTTCTCACTTAAGAATTACTGCTAAAGCTTGATTTTGTGGATGGATTCATCATGAAGTATTACTGAGAACAAGGTCTGAGAGGAGATAAGTTTACTTTGCTGGATCACTTAGTAGCAGTAGAAAGGGTAAGAGGAGAGGGCATGTAAAAGCTTACATGTTCAGACACAACTCAGCAAAAATTTACTTGAGTTAGAAGAATGCTTCACTTAACgttttgtctttctgcagctgttctAATTGCTGTAAAGTAAAAATGGGGCAGACCCTTATGGCAGCTCAATTAGAGGATGGTCACAGGATATGACTCAAAACTTAATGAAACTGCTGATGGTAATACTAAATGTTTTAACTGGAAATAGTACATGGTTAACTCCTTAAATACTAAAACCTTTGAAAGATTGACTGGGGTATTCCTGCTGTAAGTATGGACATCTGAAATGTGTTGTCCTGTTAGCGTCAACTTTTGCTGATAATTCTTATGCTATGAATAACGTCTGCAGTCCAGAGTCAGTGAACTTGGTGCTGTGGCTCTCATTTTGAGGAGCTATGGTGTGTAACAGCATCTGTATTGGCAGTTACACTTCTTTTAGGCAGGTTTGCTTCTTGAGCATGCATTAGGGCAGATAAAAATAGGAGATGTTGCACAAAGCTTGAATCgtttcataatattttaaatgctgttgtttctttaagaggacagattttaattttgaagcttTTTCACTGTCTTCAGATTGGTTAGAAGTCAACCTCAGCAGCATGACATAAGCTTAATCTTTCCTGTGTTATATGTGCTCTAAAAATGGCTTGGGGCTCTGTGGAAAATCAATGGGTTGTCTGTCTTTGCATCatttagtttgtattttttaactgaacGATTGCTTGGAATGAATGTTAGTGTAGGCaatcacatttcaaaatacttttaacatATAACTGTCTTTATTAAAATGATACacttccttctttctgcaggGGTACTTGTGCCAGCATTGTTGGTGAACACAGTGCTGTGATGTGTGTGGTTTTAGATCTCCAGAGATGCTGTTAAACAGATTCAGTTTTAGCTCTAAATTATGTGTCAGTTCAGAAGAATCTGCTTAACCTAGAACACCTTTTCGGGGTCTGATCATGTGGTAATCCTACTCCAAATAATCACTTGATGTGAAAGCATCTGTGGATTCTCTTTGAGAAGTAGCATAGAAAGctataaataatgttttctccttctcttttctaaagagaaaggaagattcCAAATAACAAATGGACCACCAGATGACTTCATATCAGGGGTCTGCAGGTACAGGGGAACAGACAGGTATTTGGAGCCCATGCAGATGATATATGTAAAGCAGCTTGTTCATCTGAATAGCACATTGATGAGTATACTCAAGTTGTTTATCTGTGAGGCCTGATGTACAAAGAAATAACCCATATGCCCAACTGAGTGTGTAATTTAGAGGGCAGTGTAAATTTCTGAGCATGTTTTTGGGAGGATTTTCAGGCATCAGTTTTTATACTAAACAGTTGCAGAAAGCATTAAAGATAGAAATAAGAAATCTTACTTTCCCATTAATATACAAAACAAATTACTGAATTCTTTCTTCAAGACctgtttttaaggtttttaagcggggggggggggggggggggcgcgcggGGCGCGCGGCACAGTGTATGAAGTCCATATGCTATGTTTGAAAAGAGGTTGATACAGTTTACTTTGTGTATAGTTGCTTGCACATTAACTATGCAGATTTACCAGAAGACTCATTAAATCCTTTAAACATCTTACTGATTGATTTAATTGCTCTTGTTCAGATGATAGAATACTGTTAACTTCCAAATACAGTTAATTGGCTGCAAAACACTTTTACCATTGAGCATGTTCTCTGGTCAACATCTATgaataatgtattttacaaaatcatAATGAATGAAATCATGTTTCTTCATGCTAATGAAATTATAAAGTATGTCTTGAATTTATCCAGCATTGACACTGTTTTTCCAGTGTTAATGATGATACGATACACAGATGTCTTGAGCaaattagaagtattttttaaatttttaacttaatgaaattaatatgtTATGTTTTTATAGATGTAACTTTTCTAACAGAAGACAAGATATATGAAATTCTTGAACTATGTCGAGAGAAAGAGGATTATTCCCCTTTAATCCGGGTGATCGGGAGAGTATTTTCTAGTGCTGAAGCATTGGTACAGAGTTTCCGAAAAGCCAAGCAGCACACCAAGGAGGAGCTCAAGTCCCTTCAAGGAAAGGATGAAGACAAAGatgaagatgaaaaggaaaaagctgccTGTTCGGCTGCTGCTATGGAAGAAGATTCAGGTGCATCGTCATCTTCATCGTCAAGAATAGGTGATAACACGCAGGGAGATAATAACCTCCAAAAACTAGGCCCGGATGAAGTGTCTGTAGATATTGAAGCAGTCAGACGGGTCTATGATAGATtactttctaatgaaaaaatagaaactgCCTTTTTAAATGCACTCGTGTACTTGTCACCTAATGTGGAATGTGACTTGACTTACCATAATGTGTACTCTCGGGATCCTAACTATCTGAATTTGTTTATTATCGTTATGGAGAATGGCAATCTTCATAGCCCAGAATATCTGGAAATGGCTCTACCAttgttttgcaaagcaatgAGCAAACTACCCCTTGCAGCTCAAGCAAAACTGGTCAGATTGTGGTCTAAGTACAGAGCAGACCAGATTCGGAGAATGATGGAAACATTTCAGCAGCTTATTACTTACAAAGTCATAAGCAACGAGTTCAATAGTCGTAACCTAGTGAATGATGATGATGCTGTTGTTGCTGCTTCAAAGTGCTTGAAAATGGTTTACTATGCAAATGTAGTAGGAGGGGATGTGGACACAGATCATAAtgaggaagaagatgaagaacCTATCCCAGAATCAAGTGAACTAACTCTTCAAGAGCTGTTGGgtgaggaaagaagaaataaaaaaggtcCTCGTGTGGACCCACTGGAAACTGAACTTGGTGTTAAAACTATAGATTGCAGAAAACCACTTATCCCTTTTGAAGAATTTATTAATGAACCACTGAATGATGTTCTAGAAATGGACAAAGACTACACTTTCTTCaaagtagaaacagaaaataaattctcttttaTGACCTGCCCCTTCATATTGAATGCTGTTACCAAGAACCTGGGATTGTATTATGACAATAGAATCCGGATGTACAGTGAAAGACGCATAACTGTGCTCTACAGCTTAGTTCAAGGACAGCAGCTCAACCCCTATTTGCGACTTAAAGTGAGACGTGATCACATCATAGATGATGCGCTCGTCCGGGTAAGTCACACAGTAACATGGATTTTAAGTTTGTTGGTTCTGTCTAGTTCAAACTATGTGGGCTTTGACTGACTGAAGAGGACTGCATGCAAGTGCGGTGTTTTATTTACTACGTCTACCCTAGAAGAAACTCAAATAGTTGTACCATATTAAGTTTGAATTCTAAGTATGCTGCTGGAGATTTGTATGTTCAGTGGAGTTAATTCTACTCGGGGCGGTTGCAGACTTAAATGTTTTAAGGTGCCAAATAGTTCTTATTCCCTTTAAGAATCTTAATAGATTTTGTGCTGTTAACAGCTCTTAATGGTGAGAATGACCAACTTCTGTTACTTTGTCCTCTGGAGTGTTTTGGATTATCTTCTCATAGTAGGGTTTTCTAGGTGGAGGTAGGAATTGTTTCAGTTGTGGGCTCTTCATGTGGACTTCTGAACTCGCAGATACAAAATGTGTGGAGTGCCTGCATGATAAGTGGAACATCATTTCTCTAAGCATTGTTGCAATTTGGTGCAAATATGATATAACtgagaaaggagaagacagACCTGTTGGTACCTAAGAACTGTGAGAGCAGCCTGTTTCTGAATATGCTGGCTTTCTAAAGTAAAATTGAAAGCCATTTTTTGACACATCTTTGGAAGATGGGAATTATACAAGATACGAACTATACAGAGTATTTCACAGTAaacttttttacaaaaatgttctttaattttaggactctttttttccttaaaggtgttatttttctgtgttctgctaTTAAAGCACAGCAACGCTCACAAAATTTTAGATTTAACCATGGCTTTACAACTTGTTGCTGAAGAGCCAGGCAGGTGTTTGGAGAGACTGTGGGGAAAGGACCTGGTTTTGCCTCTCAGCTCAGCTGTTACTTTTAGTTAAATCTTGTGACTTTTAACTGCTACTGAAGTTTAATTGTGAGAGCCCTAAACAAGCTCCCgccttgatttttctttgtacctATGAACTTCCAGATGGGTTAGCTGCTTCATGGGAATTGCTGATGATACGACttaggaaggaaaacatttgtctCCAGTACCAATAGGACAAATAAAATTGTGTTGTAGAAATGGGTTGTGTCTGTAAAGCCAACCTTAGGCAAATGAGGAATGCACTGTTTTAAGATTAAAGTGTACTATGTACAGTTTTCTAATTCTCAAGAATTTGTAATTTCACTGTCTATCAGACTTACAGTTGTATCCAGTTATGTTTTGTTACATTAGTGTGGTGGAGTTTATTTCCTTGACTGTTCAGCTTTGGGATATGTAAAAGAGGGACGGTACTATCTGTTTAGGAGAGGGTGGGCTAAAAAACCTTAAGAGCTTGGTTTTAGGGAAGTGTTTAATGTCAGTTCCAGCAGAGAGGAAGCAGACCTTCCTCCTCATGATGATGATGGGAAGGAAAAACTGTAAATACTAAAAAGGGCGTTCTTCCACATACTGCTTGTTGTGGAAGGAAGTTGAAATCTTTGAggacaaaaaaatgtttagtgTTGCTTAGAAAGCTCACAGGTGACATCAAGTTGGTGCAGCTGCTGTATCACAGTGGTGCCACAGCAGTCACCACTGTGCACACTCTTGGGCTGTTGGAAACCTACATAGTTTAAATTAGTATGTTTGAGCTTAATCTGATTTAAACTGTGATGCACTTGCAGCAGCCCTTGCACAGCCTAGCAGTCTATGAGTACATGCCTGGGTAGTTGCCATGGATCCTCTTAGGGCTGTTAATTTAAGCTGTCAGAACATGCTAATTTATGGTGATCTGACTCTGTCAACCCCCCCCCCAGGAGAGTAAgaatttaaaactgtttattctgagacagaaattaaagaaaaaagataaaattgttCCAAATACAAGTCTGAGCTGAACTGCAGTGTTAGTCAACGAGACCATGTGCAGCTCAGGCATTTCTCAAAAGTGGAAAATAGATTATGTTCAGTAAAACGGAGATGAGTGAAGAGTCACCATCCTAACTGGAGAAAGGGAGTATGTGCCACTTCAAAAATACAACAAAGTAGCTGTTGTGAGATGACGTGGACTTAAAGACATTTGTGTTGATAAATGTATGTAGTGGGTACAGAAGTCACCTTTTAACTATTGATGTGTTTTAACTGATGATGTAAAGTATCAGTGCTCAGGGAATAGATTTTAAATACTCCTGAGGAATTGTTAGGAGTTAAGGAAGGAACAGATGGAACAATTCAGTCTCTCTTGTTTACTATGGTTTGCTTATGTCTCTTTCATTTGTCTCTTCTCACTTTAATGTCAAAAAGGAtgcaatagaaataaatttggAGAGTTCAGAGTCTCTTCAGGGAGATTGCAAGTCCTTTTAATGGTAAAAAAGTGACGGAGAGCGCATAAAAGATGGCATGGCTAATTTGGACTGGTTTTCTCAACTAGTAGTACCCAGTCATATTATCAGGATGCAGGCTTAACATAAGCAAAAAGACATATTTTGTCCACACTGTGTATCTTAAAATTATGGATGTCTTTACCCAGAATTTGTAGCTCATCATGAAAGAAAGATCTGTCAAAAGGTAATGACAGGGCATTTTGATGTGACCCAAACAGAAACCTGAGGAAGTCTAAGATGCAAGTCTGCTGTTAATTGGGGAAGTATTGTAGGGAAAATACTGTTCCACAGGGTCATCTTGCCTCTTTCTTCATGAAGCAAGCGCCTGATCTGTGTAAAATTGCATGCTACTGCTACAGGGACTTCCTGTAACAGCTTGGGAAGTGATTTTAGTAACTTTGacaatttgtttccatttcttgaTTGTGTGAAACAGGTCTGGAGGAAGATCTTCAGTCTTTTGTCCTAATCCTTAAATAACTTGCTTTATCTCTGATTATAGTCAAAGATGGGTACCATGTGCTTCTGTAGCAGCACTAGCAGCATTAAACCTAAGTGAAAGCTACATTGTATGAGTTTGCATCAGTGATGGTTGCAGTTTAGGGTGCAGTATGGAACTTTGGAAGGGTCTCACTGAAAGCTATCACAAAGGTCTTGCCAGGGTGATAGTCTTCGGTAGTAAAAGCACATTCTTAGAATCTGTTCAGTGgcaaaatgtttccaaataTGCTTACATTACAGGTAAGTAATTAtgattacaaatatttttacctttgaattgccctttatttttatttctgtggttcTTAAAGCCTTGTTTGAATTATAAGTAATAATTACATATGTCACTAGACCTGTGTCTTTACAAAACGTCGGTGCAGACTTTTTTTGACTGTATATGGAATAACTCTTAACTTCCtgataaaagcattttcagaaatattgatTAAAATGAGGTTGAGATGATCTTACTCATATTTTCCATATTGATGTTAGATATTTTTCAAGCCAATGTAATGACCAGCCTTCATAATTTCTTCTTGCAAATGGACAAAGTACTGGTCTTTCTTTGCTAATTAGACAAGCTAATTAAGGTATCAccaagctgcttttctcttatCAATACTTAATATTTAAACTTTTAGAATTCGTATGTACATCTTCCCACTTTTTGGACTTCACTAAAACAAATGTGAGCACTGGtaagtgatgattttttttaattattcctggAGGATTTTTTCTCTTATTGAGAATTTGAATCAGTAacttttaaataactttgaagCAATAACTTGTTTGAAGTTGCTTATTATGAGAATCTTAGTTCACCCTAGAGCCACATACATGtaagcaaaaaatattatttacgGATTCATTGTTCAGTTTCTTTGCATGCATGAAACTTGCATctgaaacttatttttcattttttttattgaagtgGACTTTAATGAAACATGCTTTCTTTGTATTATATACttattgtatatttatttttatgtatgttgGTCTGAAAAGTCACCGGAGCGGGCAGGAGATTTTGGAACTGGTGAAGTGCTAGTCCCCACTTTTATTAAGGTACCCTTATATTTCGGAGGTGGTAGCTCAGTTTACAGTTGAAAGCAGTTAACATGCATTTTGGAGGCTTAATGCGTTTAAGAGGTTAGCTCTACTCCTCCTGAGTCATGTTACATGGATGTGGTAGCAACGAAAGTCAGTTTATCCTTAAATCCcttcttctgcctcttcatcccCCAGCAGATGTTTCTTTCATCCCCTTCCTCTGAGTTTACTTTTCCCACCCCCATGCCCCAGACTGTATGTGGATTTATTCTCAGGTAGCAGTGATTTAAAGGATATGAGTACAACACACAAGTTCTACAAGTGAAAATGTGGTGGATTCCTTCAGCAGAGTCTGGCTGGTACTTAGTTGCAAATTAGAAACTCACTGTGGTAAATTTCACATTGGATGTAGacagctggcaggcagcaagcTTCTCTTGCTTGTAAATGAGACTGCTGAATAGATCGATGTTCAAAAACTCTTATGTGGCAACCAAAGCCAGTAGGCAGATTCTCTCATAGTATATTAGCAACAAAGTACTTCAGGAGCTTTGAGGTTCTCTTAGACTAAATTGATGATCATGTGTGTTCATTTGAAAATCTCGACACTGTGTCCCTTGGTTGCATGCAGAGTATGTGTGACTCTGTTGATGCATGCAAGCTCTGCTGGCAAGTGTATGCATGAACCATAGAATACAGTTTGAGAGGATGCTTCTTAAGTCACTTTAAATACTACTTCACATgtcattttgcagaaaaacGTAGTGACCAACATGTGATGATGTGTCACTGGTACTTTCAAACTTGAAGTAGTTGTGTTCATGTCACTTCTGCCTTCTAGTGTAGTGTGAATGTGTTAAACTTCTGTAACATTGCTAGAACttgagggggggcgggggtggaTCATTTTTAATTGAATAGAGATTACTTCAGTTACTGTCAGCTTTAAGAAGGTAGACAAACTCTGGTGTTACATTAAGCTTTTAAACATTGTCACAGTTCTGTTAGTCAGTGGAAGATTCCAGTCTTTCAGGAAAGCACAGTGTTGTTCCATAAGCAAAGTACATCATACAGTCTCTTAATGCTGTTGCACAAGACTATGTCTCAGCCAACAAAATACAGCTATTCTTTTCAGCATCCTATCtcagctttcagcttttcaattTATAGATGATcaatttttgctgctgctacACACATGCTTTACACATGCTTCTTGAGAAGTCCCTGGAAAATTTAATGACTTCATCATCTGCTTGGCCAGTCAAACCATTATGACAGAAAATGTATTGGCTCCTAAAACTTTGggaattcacacacacacatagatcGGGTTTACCGAGCAGCATCTGTGTTGACATGACTGAGACAActctgattatttaaaaaaaacacaaacaacctTAAACAGAAGTTCATATTTCCTTGCTATAGAAACACTGCTGCAGTTCTACTAAAATTCATGCCCCTCTACTGTTATGACTAACGCTGTGTTTTCCACGGAGTTCTGGTTTTCTTGTGAAGCATCAGTGCTAAGATATAGATGTTCAAAGGAGCAGCTAAACCCACAACCTTCAGTTGAGCAGCTTGGGAACGTTGTCCTGTTTATAGAATCTACTTCAAAGAACATTAGACTTTGACTCAAAGTACTGGCTTTCTGGTAATCCTTTATCTGACTCGCTTACAGACATCCAGCGCACCATTCAAATCTACTCAGTCAACATTTGCTCAGCTAGGAATGTGCCCTTCCCGTTTTTTGtatactgcttttcttttacatcACTCATTGCAGCGTagttttcagccaaaaaaataatttgaaaataattttaattacttcatATGTATAAATATTAGCCACTCTCCTTATACTAAGTGTATTCCTATGACACAAGAAAGTCTTTATACTATGACAAAGGGTTGCTGTCCCAAAAGAAATGGAGAGGCAATATTTGCTTTCTCAGAACTCATCAAAATTCATAAACCTTACAAAATAGTAAATTGCCGATGGTAAATACTACAAAGCCAATGAAGTCATgactggggagaagaaaagaaagctttagtGTCAGTTGTAAGTAGAAGGGATTCAAATAGAATGTATAACCTGTACTTATggtcttaaaataaatgctaatttttgtttttaaaaagtctcaGTTGTATTTGGAACATTGCTTAAGCTCCATTTTCTTCTTGGATAGGAGGAAAAATTTTTATAGGTCTATAAGATGCATAATTTCATGATTCACATGAAAGGCAAGATGCAAAACTACACTGTTGTGGAAATCATGTGATGGAAAGACTGGGGAAGAGCAGGACTACTGCAGCATGTTTTTGCTGCAGAAGTATTCTTGATAAAATACAGTGAATTTCAAAGAGTAAATGTTATTTGGTGGTCTTAGGGCAAAAATAGTTCATTGCAAATGATGTACAATAAATACTGAATATTTATATGTAGTACATAACTAAATTTTCCAGATAATATTGTAATTTAGTAAATTAGCTAATCTAACTTGCATTCATTATTGGAATCTTCATGGCTTGCCTccatttttttaactgagctTTATATTCTGCTGTGTTACACTCTATTTCCCTCATACTTGTTTTCAGTACCAGTTAGTGCAGTTCTTTCTCCACATAATTCTCTTGCATGAGGAGCTTCAAAGTCTTCAAACATGTTACGCTGACTGCCTTAGGTCTGTCACCCATCTACCCCTGCTATGCTGCTTGAAAGATGGCTAACTTGGCAGTTACcaggaaaaaatgtatcttaCTGGTGGTGTCACTTTATGAGTTGGTGTCGTCATTGCTGGCTTTATCCTCTGTtctgttcctgttttcctttataCTTCTGTAGTAAAATTCTGGTACATAAAGAATGGATTGGCATGTGTGTCTGGGTAAGGTAGGgtagtgaaataaaaataaatggtaagTGCGGTTTGCACTAGCACAAATTTAGAGGCAAATCTCACTAGTGATACGGTCTTGGAGGATTGTACAGATCCATCTGTGCCTTTACTGCTGTTGAGATTTCTTTGCCATATAGTAAGTTTAACGTAATCATGCTGCACAGGTTTAACCAACATTTATGCTTTTAAGCAGCGTATTTCTTCTCACCTGCAAAATGTTGCTGCATTTTGATTTACTGAAAGGATACATTTTTGTTGGAAGAAAGTGAAAGACCTGTAATGGCCTTTATATAGACATGAGACCCTTTCCTATGAAATGTCAC
Encoded here:
- the UBE3A gene encoding ubiquitin-protein ligase E3A isoform X4, which codes for MDNNAAAIKALELYKINAKLCDPHPSKKGTSSAYLENNSKGAHNNSCTDRKMNKKEMQGPRDDFKDVTFLTEDKIYEILELCREKEDYSPLIRVIGRVFSSAEALVQSFRKAKQHTKEELKSLQGKDEDKDEDEKEKAACSAAAMEEDSGASSSSSSRIGDNTQGDNNLQKLGPDEVSVDIEAVRRVYDRLLSNEKIETAFLNALVYLSPNVECDLTYHNVYSRDPNYLNLFIIVMENGNLHSPEYLEMALPLFCKAMSKLPLAAQAKLVRLWSKYRADQIRRMMETFQQLITYKVISNEFNSRNLVNDDDAVVAASKCLKMVYYANVVGGDVDTDHNEEEDEEPIPESSELTLQELLGEERRNKKGPRVDPLETELGVKTIDCRKPLIPFEEFINEPLNDVLEMDKDYTFFKVETENKFSFMTCPFILNAVTKNLGLYYDNRIRMYSERRITVLYSLVQGQQLNPYLRLKVRRDHIIDDALVRLEMIAMENPADLKKQLYVEFEGEQGVDEGGVSKEFFQLVVEEIFNPDIGMFTYDESTKLFWFNPSSFETEGQFTLIGIVLGLAIYNNCILDVHFPMVVYRKLMGKKGTFRDLADSHPVLYQSLRDLLEYEGSVEDDMMITFQISHTDLFGNPMMHDLKENGDKIPITNENRKEFVNLYADYILNKSVEKQFKAFRRGFHMVTNESPLKYLFRPEEIELLICGSRNLDFQALEETTEYDGGYTRDSVIIREFWEIVHSFTDEQKRLFLQFTTGTDRAPVGGLGKLKMIIAKNGPDTERLPTSHTCFNVLLLPEYSSKEKLKERLLKAITYAKGFGML